CCGAGCCGCGCGGAGACGGCACGGCGCAGGAGAAGCAGCTCGAAGCGATCGACTGCGGCGAAAGGCTGTCGACCTCGCTGGCGCTGGTCGCGCTCGACGCCGACGGACAGGTGCTGAGCGACTTGCGCGAGCCCGAAAGCGCCGCCCTCGCCCGCCTCGCCCCCGCCACGCCCGGCACGACCGGCGAGTTGGTCGCCGACGCGATCTGCCGCCTGCGCCCGCGGCCCAAGCCGGCGCGGCGCTAGAATTGCGGAACGGCTAGCGGCTGGCGCCGTCGAACGGGATGATGGTGAGCGCCTCCAGGTCGATGTCGTCGGCGCAGCGCAGGTTGATCTCGACCATCGGCTGGCTGTCCGGGCCCTCGCCCTCCGCGTAAGGCGCGCAGCCGCAGGTCTTGCAGAATTG
This portion of the Sphingomonas sp. LY54 genome encodes:
- a CDS encoding surface-adhesin E family protein — encoded protein: MSKGILAGIALLAATAAGAAVPKPQWERVGSHHGQPVEVDKASIRTAGGVTRGWWRVALAEPRGDGTAQEKQLEAIDCGERLSTSLALVALDADGQVLSDLREPESAALARLAPATPGTTGELVADAICRLRPRPKPARR